In Scleropages formosus chromosome 10, fSclFor1.1, whole genome shotgun sequence, a single genomic region encodes these proteins:
- the rnf168 gene encoding E3 ubiquitin-protein ligase rnf168 has translation MPPVAESEAKAKLALAQGGAGETGTLSWTDCLCPVCLEIFLEPVTLPCGHTFCKACFLETVDKASLTCPLCRKRVSSWARLHGRNKTLVNAELWRRVQEAFPMACQQRLNGHDADNAGVSLLPGFNTKPTLSQPGELRREYEDQISRFAEEKRALEEAERVASEEYIQRLLAEEEERVAEERMRHEEKQLEDDERLARLLSHELNKSPVCSVQKSVRPNEKVKKGGAGDIGRFLLPLPHRSSCGSASSFTANKENLPSHQPKTSLQRWVDTEKSAEPEAALLVHGEEERLTPLTLLSQTEQDRGSTHPPGLHCSGTQACHSTQTAAQFSVQRVSSDTEFEGLSDTDSTRPCPTTTPLWRELAQLEEELCSRKQQEAEDRQLALRLQRQLDREEALRAVDRSKGSADQYELRGKSSTTPGNPNSPSPGHCAPSSSRKRSSSGLAQKDVKDKVRRRVSACSSSESQKRVHVSSRAERHKTCKQTTLTKMFSSLNS, from the exons ATGCCCCCGGTGGCTGAGTCAGAGGCCAAGGCAAAGTTGGCCCTGGCTCAGGGGGGTGCCGGTGAAACGGGGACGCTGTCCTGGACCGACTGCCTTTGCCCTGTTTGCCTGGAGATCTTCCTGGAGCCCGTGACATTGCCATGTGGACACACCTTCTGTAAGGCCTGCTTCCTGGAGACGGTGGACAAGGCGAGTCTGACCTGTCCGCTGTGCCGCAAGCGCGTGTCCAGCTGGGCGCGGCTCCACGGCCGCAATAAGACGCTGGTCAACGCCGAGCTGTGGCGCCGCGTGCAGGAGGCATTCCCCATGGCATGCCAGCAACGGCTCAACGGGCACGATGCTGACAACGCAGGGG tgTCTCTCCTCCCAGGTTTTAATACAAAGCCGACGCTGAGCCAGCCAGGGGAGCTGCGGAGGGAGTACGAGGACCAGATCAGCCGT TTTGCTGAAGAGAAGCGTGCCCTGGAGGAGGCCGAGCGTGTGGCCAGTGAAGAGTACATTCAGCGACTTTTGGCCGAGGAAGAGGAGCGAGTAGCTGAGGAACGGATGAGACACGAGGAGAAGCAGTTGGAGGATGATGAAAGACTGGCAAGACTGCTGAGCCATGAACTG aataaaagtCCAGTGTGTTCAGTTCAGAAAAGTGTACGGCCAAATGAGAAGGTGAAGAAGGGTGGTGCAGGAGACATTGGAAG GTTTCTACTCCCACTGCCACATAGATCTTCCTGCGGTTCTGCCTCCAGCTTCACAGCCAACAAG GAGAACCTGCCGAGCCACCAACCGAAGACTTCTTTGCAGCGATGGGTGGACACAGAGAAGTCAGCGGAACCCGAGGCAGCCCTCCTCGTACATGGGGAGGAGGAGAGATTAACCCCTCTCACCCTGCTGTCCCAGACTGAGCAGGACAGAGGCTCAACACACCCTCCGGGGCTGCATTGTTCAGGCACACAGGCTTGCCACAGTacacagacagcagcacaatTTTCTGTCCAGAGAGtgagcagtgacacagagttcGAGGGACTGAGTGATACAGACAGCACACGGCCCTGCCCGACAACCACTCCACTGTGGAGGGAGCTGGCGCAGCTCGAGGAGGAGCTGTGTAGCCGCAAacagcaggaagcagaggaTAGGCAGCTGGCCCTCCGGCTACAGAGACAGCTGGACCGCGAGGAAGCTCTGCGCGCTGTGGACCGCAGCAAAGGTTCCGCAGACCAATACGAGCTCCGTGGGAAGTCCAGCACCACACCTGGCAATCCCAACAGTCCCAGTCCTGGCCATTGTGCACCCTCGTCCAGCAGGAAGCGCTCTAGCTCTGGTTTGGCACAAAAGGACGTGAAAGATAAAGTCAGGAGACGAGTGTCAGCCTGCAGTTCCTCTGAATCCCAGAAGAGGGTGCACGTTTCGTCTCGCGCTGAGAGACACAAGACCTGCAAGCAGACCACTCTGACGAAGATGTTTTCTTCACTGAACAGCTGA
- the LOC108932230 gene encoding transmembrane 4 L6 family member 5 translates to MCVARCSRFVGVSLVPLAVLCILGNILLLLPDLQTRYLLEGHVTREATWGSGLWASGFLVLLAARSFISGSFMKGCCGFRMEMLWLVGYSCIAMVAAGICFVTSSTGLVNGPLCLHNSTEGPVWDEPPQWQRGRFLYEQVSWPSVCQEPRGVVLWNVVLFSILMAASAIQVLLCIVHTLNAILGMLCGNSFGRNKVRVCVCAFVRVCAFILVEGEPSVTQEMKEKDYEIGQNTAHAHARHTPVIKDVPPSSAGSLHRNWANDTQ, encoded by the exons ATGTGTGTCGCTCGCTGCTCCCGCTTTGTGGGCGTGTCCCTGGTTCCCCTGGCAGTGCTGTGTATTCTTGGCAACATCTTGCTGCTGCTCCCTGACCTGCAGACACGCTACCTGTTGGAGGGTCACGTGACCCGTGAAGCAACCTGGGGTAGTGGACTGTGGGCATCTGGCTTCTTG GTTCTCCTGGCGGCCAGAAGCTTCATCTCCGGAAGCTTCATGAAGGGCTGCTGTGGCTTCAGGATGGAG ATGCTGTGGCTGGTGGGCTACTCGTGTATCGCCATGGTGGCTGCGGGGATCTGCTTCGTGACCAGCAGCACTGGACTAGTCAACGGTCCGCTGTGTCTTCACAACAGCACTGAGGGACCAGTGTGGGATGAGCCACCGCAGTGGCAGAGGGGCAG GTTCCTGTATGAGCAGGTGAGCTGGCCATCGGTCTGTCAAGAGCCACGGGGGGTCGTGCTGTGGAAcgtggtgcttttctccatccTCATGGCAGCAAGTGCCATTCAGGTGCTGCTTTGCATTGTTCACACACTCAATGCCATTCTGGGCATGCTCTGCGGAAACTCCTTTGGAAGAAAcaaggtgcgtgtgtgtgtgtgtgcgtttgtgcgcGTTTGTGCTTTCATACTGGTTGAAG GTGAGCCCAGCGTGACACAGGAAATGAAAGAGAAGGACTATGAAATCGGACAGAACaccgcacacgcacacgcacgtcACACACCTGTCATCAAGGACGTCCCTCCATCCTCTGCCGGGTCCCTCCACAGGAACTGGGCTAAC GACACTCAATAA
- the LOC108932231 gene encoding P2Y purinoceptor 14-like, whose translation MVGDNSTGLPSNGTDFSSVLTRDVLPILYFLIFAAGLVLNSLAAWIFFKEVGGSGLVVYLKNMVVADMLMLFTFPWRAANDLGLGGLNLRVAVCRYSAVLFYSSMYVSIAFLGLIGLDRYVKVVCSGSWRTRLQSVAFARGMSLLTWLLLLLVMLPNSFLSSQRPRQNHTFSCMSLKTPLGMRWHHASSILSVAIFWATLLLLAFCYAAIVRRVYRSYRRVRRSKVHKKSNRSIFSILLVFTVCFVPYHMCRIPYTLSQESDSAFSPGVRYLLTQLKETTQFLSALNVCLDPIIYLLMCRTFREALISKFSSRSVKASSRSQDSPASISNA comes from the coding sequence ATGGTAGGCGACAACTCGACCGGACTCCCGTCCAACGGGACCGACTTCAGCAGCGTCTTGACCCGGGACGTCTTGCCCATCCTCTACTTTCTCATCTTCGCCGCGGGTTTGGTGCTCAACTCGTTGGCCGCCTGGATCTTCTTCAAAGAGGTGGGCGGCTCGGGTCTCGTCGTCTACCTGAAGAACATGGTGGTCGCCGACATGCTGATGCTGTTCACGTTTCCGTGGCGCGCCGCCAACGACCTGGGGCTGGGGGGCTTGAACCTCCGCGTGGCCGTGTGCCGCTACAGCGCCGTGCTCTTTTACTCCAGCATGTACGTGAGCATCGCGTTCCTGGGCCTCATCGGCCTGGACCGCTACGTGAAGGTGGTGTGCTCGGGTTCGTGGCGCACCCGTCTGCAGAGCGTGGCCTTCGCCCGGGGCATGTCGCTGCTCAcgtggctgctgctgctactcGTCATGTTGCCCAACAGCTTTCTGAGCAGCCAGAGGCCGAGGCAGAACCACACCTTCAGCTGCATGAGTCTGAAGACGCCGCTGGGGATGCGCTGGCACCACGCCTCCTCCATCCTGAGCGTGGCCATCTTCTGGGCGACGCTGCTGCTCCTGGCCTTCTGCTACGCGGCCATCGTCCGCCGGGTGTACCGGTCGTACCGGCGCGTCCGGCGCAGCAAGGTGCACAAGAAGTCGAACCGGAGCATCTTCAGCATTCTGCTGGTGTTCACCGTGTGCTTCGTGCCGTACCACATGTGCCGCATCCCCTACACGCTGAGCCAGGAGTCGGACTCCGCCTTCAGCCCCGGCGTCCGCTACCTGCTCACCCAGCTCAAGGAGACCACGCAGTTCCTGTCCGCCCTCAACGTGTGTCTCGATCCCATCATCTACCTGTTAATGTGCAGAACCTTCCGGGAGGCTCTGATCAGCAAGTTCTCCAGCAGGTCCGTCAAGGCCAGCAGCAGGTCCCAGGACTCCCCGGCGAGTATTAGCAATGCGTGA
- the LOC108932288 gene encoding probable G-protein coupled receptor 171 has translation MTLSAALPLQPNSSNQSESTHGCRVDDQMVPFTFFYILIFLVGIVGSLLALWAFCHSRNAKMCINVYLMNLLTADFLLMLALPFKITVDLGVASWSLRIFHCQVSAVLIYINMYASIVFLAFVSADRYLQIAQNSRLFRIQEVGFARMMSLVVWALLLFLMVPNMAIPIKSLAEKPHLRCAELKQELGLHWHTLTNFLCMAIFLNACVVVLLSNSFMLKRLWAGRGGDQAAQAGTCRATSNIAGVTLAYVVCFVPYHLVRTPYTLTQNQVLSGCQLARRLFLAKESTLMLAIMHICFDPILYYCLSHSFRQKVTEAFGAGKAVPLNSPELISQPSPHQEENPQALACLSEADDA, from the coding sequence ATGACTCTGAGTGCAGCTCTACCCCTGCAGCCAAACTCGAGCAACCAATCGGAGAGCACCCATGGCTGCAGGGTCGACGATCAGATGGTGCCCTTCACCTTCTTCTACATCCTCATCTTCCTGGTGGGCATCGTGGGCAGCCTGCTGGCTCTGTGGGCTTTCTGCCACAGTCGCAACGCCAAGATGTGCATCAACGTGTACCTGATGAACCTGCTCACCGCCGACTTCCTGCTCATGTTAGCCCTTCCGTTCAAGATCACCGTGGACCTGGGCGTGGCCTCCTGGAGCCTCCGCATCTTCCACTGCCAGGTGTCGGCCGTGCTCATCTACATAAACATGTACGCCTCCATCGTGTTCCTGGCCTTCGTCAGCGCCGACCGCTACCTGCAGATCGCACAGAACTCGCGCCTCTTCCGCATCCAGGAGGTCGGCTTTGCCAGGATGATGTCGCTGGTCGTGTGGgcgctgctgctcttcctcatgGTGCCCAACATGGCCATTCCCATCAAGTCCCTGGCGGAGAAGCCGCACCTCAGGTGCGCCGAGCTAAAGCAGGAGCTCGGCCTGCACTGGCACACGCTCACCAACTTCCTGTGCATGGCCATCTTCCTCAACGCCTGCGTCGTGGTGCTGCTCTCCAACAGCTTCATGCTCAAGCGGCTgtgggcggggcggggcggggacCAGGCGGCGCAGGCGGGCACATGTCGTGCCACCAGCAACATCGCCGGAGTGACGCTGGCCTACGTCGTGTGCTTCGTGCCCTACCACCTGGTGCGCACGCCCTACACGCTCACGCAGAACCAGGTGCTCAGCGGCTGCCAGCTCGCCCGGCGCCTCTTCCTGGCCAAGGAGTCCACTCTTATGCTGGCCATCATGCACATCTGCTTTGACCCCATCCTCTACTACTGCCTGTCGCACTCCTTCAGGCAGAAGGTCACCGAGGCCTTCGGTGCGGGGAAGGCGGTTCCCCTCAACAGTCCGGAGCTGATCTCGCAGCCCTCCCCGCATCAGGAGGAGAATCCACAGGCCCTCGCTTGTCTCTCAGAGGCCGACGATGCCTGA
- the clrn1 gene encoding clarin-1 isoform X2: MSNRQKKALFCVCGALSFACVLGAAVAVGSPQWVKGSILCHTGAELVNATDSELEQFVGRVAYGLFHGQRLRQCGLGGRPLRFSFFPDLMGVIPMGLHVSVLLFCALLVVFSSVTSAFCLYNAFGSPYETLHGPLGLYLWNLISCLCGSLAMILFASEVKVHRLSEKIANFNERSFVYKTQAEQFDRSFWIILFVFLTHAVNILLVRLAGIQFPFQEAKEPELSTGASDLMY; encoded by the exons ATGTCGAACCGGCAGAAGAAGGCGCTGTTCTGCGTGTGCGGCGCCCTGAGCTTCGCGTGCGTGTTGGGCGCGGCCGTGGCCGTCGGGAGCCCGCAGTGGGTCAAGGGCTCCATCCTGTGCCACACGGGCGCCGAGCTGGTCAACGCCACGGACAGCGAGCTGGAGCAGTTCGTGGGCAGAGTCGCCTACGGCCTTTTCCACGGACAGAGACTGCGGCAGTGCGGCCTCGGGGGGAGACCGCTGCGCTTctcct TTTTCCCGGACCTGATGGGCGTGATTCCGATGGGCCTCCACGTCTCCGTGCTCCTGTTCTGCGCTCTGCTGGTGGTCTTCTCCTCGGTGACGTCGGCCTTCTGCCTGTACAACGCCTTCGGAAGCCCCTACGAAACGCTGCACGGCCCCCTGGGCCTCTACCTGTGGAACCTCATCTCCT GCCTCTGCGGCAGTTTGGCGATGATCCTCTTTGCGTCCGAGGTGAAGGTTCACCGTTTGTCCGAGAAGATCGCCAACTTCAACGAGAGGAGCTTCGTCTACAAGACGCAGGCGGAGCAGTTTGATCGCTCGTTCTGGATCATCCTCTTCGTCTTCCTCACACACGCCGTCAACATCCTGCTCGTTCGTCTGGCGGGAATCCAGTTCCCCTTCCAGGAGGCCAAAGAGCCGGAGCTGAGCACCGGGGCATCCGACCTCATGTACTGA
- the clrn1 gene encoding clarin-1 isoform X1 — protein sequence MSNRQKKALFCVCGALSFACVLGAAVAVGSPQWVKGSILCHTGAELVNATDSELEQFVGRVAYGLFHGQRLRQCGLGGRPLRFSFFPDLMGVIPMGLHVSVLLFCALLVVFSSVTSAFCLYNAFGSPYETLHGPLGLYLWNLISCETRVPEGDAYPEFCAAGLCGSLAMILFASEVKVHRLSEKIANFNERSFVYKTQAEQFDRSFWIILFVFLTHAVNILLVRLAGIQFPFQEAKEPELSTGASDLMY from the exons ATGTCGAACCGGCAGAAGAAGGCGCTGTTCTGCGTGTGCGGCGCCCTGAGCTTCGCGTGCGTGTTGGGCGCGGCCGTGGCCGTCGGGAGCCCGCAGTGGGTCAAGGGCTCCATCCTGTGCCACACGGGCGCCGAGCTGGTCAACGCCACGGACAGCGAGCTGGAGCAGTTCGTGGGCAGAGTCGCCTACGGCCTTTTCCACGGACAGAGACTGCGGCAGTGCGGCCTCGGGGGGAGACCGCTGCGCTTctcct TTTTCCCGGACCTGATGGGCGTGATTCCGATGGGCCTCCACGTCTCCGTGCTCCTGTTCTGCGCTCTGCTGGTGGTCTTCTCCTCGGTGACGTCGGCCTTCTGCCTGTACAACGCCTTCGGAAGCCCCTACGAAACGCTGCACGGCCCCCTGGGCCTCTACCTGTGGAACCTCATCTCCTGTGA AACCAGGGTGCCGGAAGGTGACGCTTACCCAGAATTCTGTGCGGCAGGCCTCTGCGGCAGTTTGGCGATGATCCTCTTTGCGTCCGAGGTGAAGGTTCACCGTTTGTCCGAGAAGATCGCCAACTTCAACGAGAGGAGCTTCGTCTACAAGACGCAGGCGGAGCAGTTTGATCGCTCGTTCTGGATCATCCTCTTCGTCTTCCTCACACACGCCGTCAACATCCTGCTCGTTCGTCTGGCGGGAATCCAGTTCCCCTTCCAGGAGGCCAAAGAGCCGGAGCTGAGCACCGGGGCATCCGACCTCATGTACTGA
- the mindy4b gene encoding inactive ubiquitin carboxyl-terminal hydrolase MINDY-4B yields the protein MTDPQELVRSVGPPRLPNYIQLLEDDVERSLHKPVERGKAEGDGEDAPRRPPSRTQHPRGLPTLPSPPFSVPRTLTISPGPGGLPVSAEQAVELRKILFGNTFRIFSYEWKKSSFRFREPNSELSYTLEAERGGTRAVHMVIQANIIKHLLFTPHADHRAGRPSACLSVRSLGEKEQDRALTAALANVLWTAGEDQAATVSLVTCGTSFNPPLGYKVDSVTERLHLFRFSRKEDVRNFIHEHIRCFKEEGSHGVILLLYSLIFSRTTDRLREDLDPTTSQLLQPSLGSFACRQALLNLLLTGRATPNVFNGTVQYDENGRLLERPLRGVLTRSDIGYLHWSRERGGSGKLPEVGSMLKTPRLPIWVCCINGTCSVLFSPNRSLLSDWRMEHLFELYFYNGQPTQRSAALLTIDTHSHHWELKALDAHEDPEKRFPSVEMTIRTKWEGAAINWNGTVPFF from the exons ATGACGGACCCTCAGGAGCTGGTGCGGTCAGTGGGGCCCCCGCGACTCCCCAACTACATCCAGCTCCTGGAGGACGATGTGGAGAGGAGCCTGCAT AAGCCTGTGGAAAGGGGCAAAGCGGAAGGAGACGGGGAGGACGCACCTAGGAGACCACCTTCCCGCACCCAGCACCCCCGCGGTCTCCCCACCCTCCCGTCGCCGCCCTTCTCGGTCCCTCGGACCCTGACCATCTCCCCCGGCCCGGGGGGTCTCCCCGTGAGTGCCGAGCAGGCTGTG GAGCTCAGAAAGATTTTATTCGGAAATACTTTCCGCATCTTTAGCTACGAGTGGAAGAAATCCTCCTTCAGGTTCAGGGAGCCAAATTCCGAACTGTCTTACACCCTGGAGGCAGAACGA GGTGGAACCCGTGCCGTTCACATGGTGATCCAGGCGAACATCATCAAACACCTGCTGTTCACCCCCCACGCAGACCACCGTGCCG GCCGCCCATCTGCGTGTCTGTCTGTACGCAGCCTTGGGGAGAAGGAACAGGATCGGGCCCTGACCGCCGCTCTGGCCAATGTCCTGTGGACGGCCGGCGAGGATCAGGCTGCCACCGTTTCCCTGGTGACCTGCGGAACGAGCTTCAACCCCCCACTGGGCTACAAAGTGGACAGCGTCACCGAGAGG TTACACCTTTTTCGCTTCAGCAGAAAAGAGGATGTTCGGAATTTTATCCACGAACACATTCGATGT ttCAAGGAGGAAGGCAGTCATGGTGTCATCCTGCTGCTCTACAGTCTCATCTTTTCCAGGACCACAGACAG GCTAAGAGAGGACCTGGACCCCACGACCTCGCAGCTCCTGCAGCCGAGTCTCGGCAGCTTCGCGTGTCGACAG GCGCTCTTGAACCTGCTCCTCACAGGCCGCGCCACCCCCAACGTCTTCAACGGCACCGTGCAGTATGATGAGAACGGGCGCCTGCTGGAGCGGCCCCTCCGTGGAGTTCTGACCCGCAGCGACATCGGCTACCTGCACTGGAGCCGGGAGCGAGGGGGAAGCGGCAAGCTGCCCGAG gtggGCAGCATGCTCAAGACCCCCAGGCTGCCCATCTGGGTGTGCTGTATCAACGGCACCTGCAGCGTCCTCTTCAGTCCCAACCGCTCGCTGCTGTCCGACTGGAGGATGGAGCACCTTTTCGAGCTCTACTTTTACAACGGACAGCCGACCCAGAGGAGCGCGGCCCTGCTCACCATAG ACACTCATTCCCACCACTGGGAGCTGAAGGCCCTGGATGCGCACGAGGACCCCGAGAAGAGATTCCCCTCCGTGGAGATGACCATTCGGACCAAGTGGGAGGGGGCGGCTATTAACTGGAATGGGACGGTTCCATTTTTTTAG
- the LOC108932116 gene encoding E3 ubiquitin-protein ligase SIAH1-like — MKEMSSSPPLPCKFATTGCPLTLRRTAKLEHEELCKFQPYSCPCPGTPCRWQGSLDAVVPHLKQQHKSITTLQGKDILFTAAGVDLPGTINWVMVQSCFGFHFLLVLEKRERPREHQQFFALVLLIGTRKQAKKFVYRLELSKSSRLLAWEASPRSILEGVASVITNTDCLVFDKATARLFAENGNLDINVSICYT; from the exons ATGAAGGAGATGTCTTCCAGCCCACCGTTGCCCTGCAAG TTTGCCACCACCGGCTGCCCGCTCACCCTGCGGCGCACGGCCAAGCTGGAGCACGAGGAGCTGTGCAAGTTCCAGCCGTACTCCTGCCCTTGTCCAGGAACACCCTGCAGATGGCAGGGCTCCCTGGACGCCGTCGTCCCCCacctgaagcagcagcacaagtCCATCACGACGCTGCAAGGCAAGGACATACTCTTCACGGCCGCCGGCGTCGACCTGCCCGGCACCATCAACTGGGTCATGGTGCAGTCCTGCTTCGGTTTCCACTTCCTGCTCGTGTTGGAGAAGCGGGAAAGGCCCCGCGAGCACCAGCAGTTCTTTGCCCTCGTGCTCCTCATTGGAACGCGCAAGCAGGCCAAAAAATTCGTCTACCGCCTGGAGCTCAGCAAAAGCTCTCGGCTCCTTGCCTGGGAGGCCTCGCCCCGCTCCATCCTTGAGGGCGTGGCTTCGGTGATCACGAACACTGACTGCCTGGTGTTTGACAAGGCCACCGCACGTTTATTTGCTGAAAACGGCAACCTGGATATCAACGTCTCCATCTGCTACACCTAA
- the tsen34 gene encoding tRNA-splicing endonuclease subunit Sen34, giving the protein MDTDCVMHACGSSALLWRAAEARAARRAGIVGTLVGALARQPRQNARLGRPVELLKEEARLLGEEEGWALSHAPERSERSPVPLPGLAEQHRERMEHSYAEQSLLALQERKAVLQRVLAEKQGADDDDNRAVRDRLGNLDDTFSFPRSAMAVQLSTARAGLGHDPEERRFLVSELLRTRDEQFEIRFRVFRDLRNKGFYLTSGGKFGGDYLVYPGDPLRFHAHFIALCVALETALPLCDVLALSRLGVNVKKTVLLCSPSSEGTVAYTSLQWSGMA; this is encoded by the exons ATGGACACGGACTGCGTGATGCACGCGTGCGGCTCGAGCGCCCTGCTGTGGCGCGCGGCAGAGGCGCGTGCGGCGCGGCGGGCCGGCATCGTGGGCACCCTGGTGGGGGCGCTGGCGCGACAGCCTCGCCAGAACGCGCGCCTGGGGAGACCCGTGGagctgctgaaggaggaggCGCGGCTgctgggagaggaggagggCTGGGCGCTGAGCCACGCGCCGGAGCGCTCCGAG CGCAGCCCGGTGCCCCTCCCAGGGCTCGCAGAGCAGCACCGAGAGCGCATGGAGCACAGCTACGCCGAGCAGAGCCTGTTGGCCCTGCAGGAGAGGAAAGCGGTCCTGCAGAGGGTGTTGGCGGAGAAACAAG GTGCTGATGATGACGACAATCGGGCCGTGCGGGATCGTCTCGGCAACCTCGACGACACCTTCTCCTTCCCTCGCTCGGCAATGGCCGTCCAGCTGAGCACAGCCAGGGCGGGTTTGGGTCACGACCCGGAGGAGCGCCGCTTTCTGGTGTCCGAGTTGCTGCGAACACGGGACGAACAATTCGAAATCCGCTTCCGTGTCTTCCGGGACCTCAGAAATAAGGGGTTTTATCTCACCTCAGGTGGGAAGTTTGGTGGCGACTACCTTGTGTACCCAG GTGACCCCCTGCGTTTCCACGCCCACTTCATAGCCTTGTGCGTTGCCCTGGAAACAGCGCTGCCCCTATGTGACGTGCTGGCCCTATCCCGGCTGGGCGTGAACGTGAAGAAGACTGTCCTGCTTTGTTCCCCCAGCAGCGAGGGTACCGTGGCATACACATCCTTGCAGTGGAGCGGCATGGCGTAG